A window of the Sabethes cyaneus chromosome 1, idSabCyanKW18_F2, whole genome shotgun sequence genome harbors these coding sequences:
- the LOC128745992 gene encoding uncharacterized protein LOC128745992, protein MSQSDLTSNHSDADEMDFTLTPCVACKQTSTENEPMVGCDSCKGWFHYRCVGVTEAVKTEKHWFCADTVCQEMGKKLQEKGKKVKKNPNRATAKSSTVPTQHDKIKAMEEEFKRKMDELDLEKILKEKEMELKLALQEKRLQMERDLREKELSQEKRLLERAMEEKAEHLEKMKVMQQSYQEVMAGMDDAIKPLKLPSQRPILHGEDPQEGTSAVDHTPLRNPSVIVGKLLDKKVESRPKKPAEKKKTSKDTAVAVENTDTSDEDGDDNTDDEEVSEPESNGGTVSYGLGQQRTGPTRMQLTARSGVTKKLPMFAGKAEDWPLFYGTFQASNEACGFTDVENLVRLQECLKGPALESVRGQLILPKSVPKVMKKLRQLYGRPELLLQSHLERVRKLESPKPDKLASFIPFGNAVEQLCEHLEAANLQQHLINPILIQDLVDKLPASDKREWVRYKRKKQEVTLRTFTDFIARIVDEVCEANVSIEQKGESKSSMGTIRENKPRTKERGVLFNHGTSSGAIKLTEEKVQRKPCKACHRSDHRLRYCEDFRNMAYNDRMDLVTKWKLCNICLNDHGNAPCKFKIRCNVGNCQQRHNPLLHPLESVVGINAHIQAASAVLFRMIPVRLHCGENSVTTLAFLDEGASVTLIENELANRLGLVGTPEQLTITWTADITREEKGSRCMDVMVSAIGGGEKVLLNSVRTVKSLLLPKQSLDSFKISQQYTYLKNLPLLSYSGARPGLLIGLNNLDSFAPIEVRMGDSGEPVAVRCKLGWTVYGPKGNGSPDRNGVLSFHHIVSNEALHDLLRSQYVLEETVVTTKKETKEDERALNILRRTTRRVGVHFETGLLWKNNEVNFPDSWQMAIKRMTQLEKRLERNPEIYENVRKQIVEYQQKGYAHLATQEELSKSDPSKVWYLPLNVVLNPRKPGKIRLVWDAAATVEGVSLNSQLLKGPDMLTPLVSVIVGFRERRVAFGADVREMYHQLRIIEGDKQAQRFVFRAKKTDPPSVYVMDVATFGSTCSPCSAQFVKNLNAKENADEYPEAAAAILNRHYVDDYYDSTDTVEEAIRRARDVKLVHSKGGFELRNWVSNSPEVLRSLGEEKVVQAIHFGRDKDTGNERVLGIIWNPDQDTFSFSAEHRDHLREYLSGNEKPTKRIVLSCVMGFFDPLGLLAPFTIHGKILVQDLWRSGSSWDEKVDDICWTKWKRWVELLPEVESIRIPRCYFGDSRWSAVESLELHMFTDASEYAYGCVGYLRAVIEDTVKCCLIMSRAKVAPLKRQSVPRLELMAAVLGARMLRTIIDTHSIKFHHHIMWTDSQTVRSWIRSDQHKFKQFVAFRVGEVLELTKPTDWYWIPSKLNAADVLTKWGKHSPLDSRSFWFTGPEFLYQSKETWPAQPDSVEETNEEVRAFVLHHGVAPKQSVINSERFSRWTKLLRSTAMVLRFIGNCRRKKNGQPLLTIMATANQAKLIKVRLPVVRRPLQQNELAQAETLLWKLVQLESFPDETAVLYNKKQGEVPSIRIGKSSVLYKLTPIVDENGVIRVGGRMEASEDLSFDKKYPIILGRNHDITSLLILHYHERCAHGNRETVCNELRQKFHIPNLRTAIRQAVRECMKCKVWHSRPRAPKMAPLPIQRISQQLRPFSAVGVDFLGPIEVTIGSRRVEKRWVALFTCLTVRAIHLEVAHSLSSQSCLMAIRRFINRFGCPNEFFSDNGTNFKGASKELMAEINRIQNACAEGVTSVVTKWHFNPPGAPHMGGVWERMVRSVKETMAALCDGRKLTDEILLTTLSQAEEIINSRPLTYLPQESAETEALTPTHFLRGIVTKADIMLDGQVNAAEALRDKYKRSLYLADRMWERWSKEYLPTINHRSKWFADQKDLQVGDLVFISDGKNRKNWTRGIVEEVFAGRDGRIRQANVKTAGGVYRRATANLAVLEIADGKSGKSDETIPELRAGDC, encoded by the coding sequence ATGAGTCAGTCGGATCTAACCTCAAATCACTCGGACGCTGACGAGATGGATTTTACGCTTACTCCGTGTGTGGCCTGTAAACAAACATCTACTGAAAATGAACCGATGGTGGGATGTGATTCATGTAAAGGATGGTTCCATTATCGATGTGTAGGTGTAACGGAGGCTGTTAAAACGGAAAAGCACTGGTTCTGTGCAGATACGGTTTGTCAAGAGATGGGGAAAAAGCTCCAAGAAAAGGgtaaaaaagtgaagaaaaaccCTAACCGTGCCACCGCGAAGTCGAGTACTGTTCCTACCCAGCACGATAAAATTAAAGCTATGGAAGAGGAATTTAAGCGGAAAATGGACGAATTGGATTTGGAAAAGATACTGAAGGAAAAGGAGATGGAGTTGAAACTGGCTTTGCAAGAAAAAAGGTTGCAGATGGAAAGAGATTTGCGTGAAAAGGAGTTGTCCCAAGAAAAGCGTTTACTCGAACGAGCCATGGAAGAAAAAGCTGAACATCTGGAAAAGATGAAGGTGATGCAACAGTCGTACCAGGAGGTGATGGCTGGAATGGATGATGCCATTAAACCGTTGAAGTTGCCCAGCCAACGTCCTATATTACACGGCGAAGATCCGCAGGAAGGTACCTCCGCAGTAGATCATACTCCGTTACGTAATCCTAGCGtgatagtcggaaaattgcttGATAAGAAGGTAGAATCGCGCCCAAAAAAACCagcagagaaaaagaaaacctcTAAAGATACGGCGGTTGCGGTGGAAAATACTGACACTAGTGACGAAGATGGAGACGATAATACTGACGACGAAGAAGTATCAGAACCGGAATCCAATGGTGGCACTGTTTCGTACGGGCTGGGGCAGCAGCGTACTGGTCCCACTAGAATGCAACTAACAGCGCGAAGCGGAGTGACGAAAAAATTGCCTATGTTCGCAGGAAAGGCGGAAGATTGGCCATTATTCTATGGTACGTTTCAAGCATCGAACGAGGCATGCGGTTTTACCGATGTGGAAAACCTGGTAAGACTCCAGGAATGTTTGAAAGGACCGGCACTCGAAAGTGTTCGAGGCCAGTTGATTCTCCCAAAATCTGTCCCGAAGGTGATGAAAAAACTGCGCCAGTTGTACGGCCGTCCTGAACTTTTACTTCAAAGCCATCTTGAACGAGTTAGAAAATTGGAATCGCCTAAACCTGATAAGTTGGCATCGTTTATCCCGTTCGGAAACGCCGTAGAACAACTTTGCGAGCATTTAGAGGCAGCGAACTTGCAGCAGCACCTGATTAACCCGATACTTATTCAGGATCTTGTTGATAAGCTTCCAGCCAGTGATAAACGTGAATGGGTACGATATAAAAGGAAAAAGCAGGAAGTAACATTAAGAACCTTCACTGATTTTATAGCACGAATCGTGGACGAAGTTTGCGAGGCCAACGTGAGTATAGAGCAGAAAGGTGAATCGAAATCCTCAATGGGAACTATCCGCGAAAATAAACCAAGAACGAAGGAGAGAGGTGTGCTATTCAATCACGGTACCTCAAGTGGTGCAATTAAGTTAACGGAAGAAAAGGTGCAACGCAAACCATGTAAAGCGTGTCATCGCTCCGACCACCGTTTGAGATATTGTGAAGATTTTCGGAACATGGCATACAATGATCGAATGGATTTAGTAACAAAATGGAAGCTGTGTAATATCTGCTTGAACGATCACGGCAACGCTCCTTGCAAATTCAAGATTCGTTGCAATGTTGGTAATTGTCAGCAAAGACACAACCCACTGCTCCATCCGCTAGAGAGTGTGGTCGGAATAAATGCGCATATCCAGGCGGCTAGTGCAGTCCTTTTTCGGATGATTCCTGTACGACTTCACTGCGGAGAGAATAGCGTCACGACTCTAGCATTTTTAGATGAAGGCGCATCTGTTACGCTGATCGAGAACGAGCTAGCTAATCGTTTGGGCCTGGTAGGAACTCCAGAGCAGCTTACTATTACCTGGACTGCTGATATAACCCGCGAGGAGAAGGGTTCAAGGTGTATGGATGTAATGGTGTCGGCTATTGGCGGCGGAGAAAAGGTGTTATTAAATTCTGTCCGTACAGTGAAGAGTTTGCTTCTGCCAAAACAATCCTTAGATTCTTTCAAGATTTCGCAACAATACACTTACTTAAAAAATCTTCCACTACTTTCCTACTCGGGTGCTAGGCCTGGGTTGTTAATCGGACTCAATAATTTAGATTCTTTCGCTCCGATTGAAGTACGTATGGGTGATTCTGGTGAACCAGTTGCTGTACGTTGTAAATTGGGATGGACCGTCTATGGGCCAAAGGGTAATGGCTCCCCAGATCGAAACGGTGTATTAAGCTTCCACCATATTGTTAGCAATGAGGCTCTGCACGACTTGCTGCGATCGCAGTATGTTTTGGAGGAGACGGTTGTGACTACTAAAAAAGAGACAAAGGAGGATGAAAGGGCTTTGAATATTTTACGTCGAACGACTAGACGGGTGGGTGTCCATTTCGAAACTGGACTGTTGTGGAAGAACAACGAGGTGAACTTTCCAGACAGTTGGCAGATGGCGATAAAAAGGATGACTCAACTCGAGAAAAGATTAGAAAGAAATCCTGAGATCTACGAGAATGTCCGTAAACAAATAGTAGAATACCAACAGAAAGGGTATGCCCATTTAGCTACCCAGGAAGAGTTGTCTAAAAGTGATCCCTCCAAGGTTTGGTATTTACCGCTTAATGTGGTACTCAATCCCCGCAAGCCTGGAAAAATCCGGCTGGTGTGGGACGCTGCTGCGACCGTAGAAGGAGTGTCTCTGAACTCGCAACTGCTCAAAGGTCCAGACATGCTCACTCCATTAGTATCCGTTATTGTTGGATTCCGAGAACGCAGGGTTGCCTTCGGAGCGGATGTCCGTGAGATGTACCATCAGCTGCGGATCATCGAAGGCGATAAGCAAGCACAACGCTTTGTCTTTCGCGCGAAAAAGACCGATCCTCCCAGTGTCTACGTTATGGACGTTGCGACGTTTGGGTCGACATGTTCACCATGCTCGGCCCAATTTGTGAAAAATCTAAACGCTAAGGAGAATGCCGACGAGTATCCAGAGGCAGCAGCTGCAATTCTCAATCGACACTACGTCGATGATTATTACGACAGTACCGACACCGTCGAAGAAGCAATTCGGCGGGCCAGAGACGTGAAACTTGTTCACTCTAAAGGGGGATTTGAGTTGAGAAATTGGGTCTCCAATTCCCCTGAAGTTCTTCGAAGTCTAGGAGAGGAGAAAGTCGTTCAGGCGATCCACTTCGGTCGGGACAAGGATACCGGCAACGAGAGAGTTCTGGGGATAATTTGGAATCCTGACCAGGACACGTTTTCGTTTTCTGCAGAGCACCGTGATCACCTGCGAGAGTACCTGAGTGGTAATGAAAAGCCGACAAAAAGAATTGTCCTAAGTTGCGTGATGGGATTTTTCGATCCGTTAGGTCTTTTGGCACCATTTACGATCCACGGAAAGATATTGGTTCAGGATCTGTGGCGCAGTGGCTCTTCATGGGACGAAAAAGTGGATGATATATGCTGGACTAAGTGGAAACGGTGGGTCGAGTTACTTCCGGAGGTGGAAAGTATTCGAATTCCACGCTGCTATTTTGGTGATTCGAGATGGTCAGCAGTTGAATCACTAGAGTTGCATATGTTCACAGACGCAAGCGAATATGCTTACGGTTGCGTTGGCTATTTGCGTGCAGTAATTGAAGACACAGTAAAGTGCTGCTTAATAATGTCTCGTGCCAAAGTAGCACCACTGAAACGTCAGTCGGTTCCTCGATTAGAGTTGATGGCGGCGGTATTGGGGGCTAGAATGCTGCGGACGATTATCGACACTCACTCCATAAAATTTCATCATCACATCATGTGGACCGATTCGCAAACTGTACGCAGCTGGATTCGTTCCGACCAGCATAAATTTAAGCAATTTGTTGCATTTCGAGTTGGTGAAGTGTTGGAGTTAACTAAACCGACAGACTGGTACTGGATTCCGTCTAAACTGAATGCGGCAGATGTTCTCACGAAGTGGGGAAAGCACTCTCCATTGGATAGCAGAAGTTTCTGGTTCACCGGTCCAGAATTCTTATACCAGTCCAAAGAAACCTGGCCGGCTCAACCGGATTCAGTCGAGGAAACGAATGAGGAAGTACGTGCATTTGTTCTTCACCATGGTGTGGCACCGAAGCAAAGTGTTATCAATAGCGAAAGATTCTCTCGGTGGACGAAGCTACTCCGAAGTACGGCGATGGTGTTGAGGTTCATAGGTAACTGCAGGAGAAAGAAGAACGGTCAGCCACTACTGACAATAATGGCAACAGCTAACCAAGCAAAATTGATAAAAGTACGCCTGCCTGTCGTGCGTCGACCGTTGCAGCAAAACGAATTGGCGCAGGCTGAAACTTTGCTGTGGAAGCTAGTACAACTTGAGAGTTTTCCGGATGAAACAGCAGTTCTGTACAATAAAAAACAGGGAGAGGTTCCTAGCATTAGAATAGGAAAATCTAGCGTTCTCTACAAATTAACACCTATTGTAGATGAAAACGGCGTGATAAGAGTAGGTGGAAGAATGGAAGCTTCGGAGGACTTGTCATTCGACAAAAAGTATCCAATCATTTTGGGCCGTAATCATGACATTACTTCGTTGTTAATACTACATTATCACGAAAGGTGCGCTCACGGCAATCGGGAGACTGTCTGTAACGAACTTCGACAAAAATTTCACATACCAAATCTGCGTACGGCAATTAGACAAGCGGTGCGAGAGTGTATGAAATGTAAGGTGTGGCATAGTCGTCCAAGAGCTCCGAAGATGGCACCATTACCGATCCAGCGAATTTCCCAGCAACTGCGTCCATTCAGTGCCGTTGGAGTAGATTTTTTGGGTCCGATCGAAGTGACAATCGGCAGTAGAAGAGTAGAAAAGCGGTGGGTAGCACTATTTACGTGCTTGACAGTTAGAGCTATCCACCTGGAAGTGGCGCATTCTCTATCGTCCCAATCATGCTTAATGGCTATTAGAAGGTTCATAAATCGGTTCGGGTGTCCAAACGAGTTCTTTTCCGACAACGGAACAAATTTTAAAGGAGCGAGCAAAGAGTTAATGGCAGAAATAAATCGCATACAGAACGCCTGTGCCGAAGGAGTGACAAGTGTCGTAACGAAGTGGCACTTCAATCCGCCCGGAGCGCCGCACATGGGCGGCGTCTGGGAACGGATGGTTCGATCCGTCAAAGAAACTATGGCGGCTTTATGCGACGGAAGGAAGCTAACTGACGAGATCCTGTTAACGACGTTGAGCCAAGCGGAAGAAATAATAAATTCGCGTCCGTTGACCTACTTGCCACAGGAGTCAGCAGAAACAGAGGCCCTAACTCCTACACATTTCTTGCGGGGAATTGTTACCAAAGCAGACATCATGCTCGACGGTCAGGTGAACGCGGCTGAAGCACTCCGTGATAAATATAAGCGGTCATTATACTTAGCCGATCGAATGTGGGAGCGGTGGTCGAAAGAGTACCTGCCCACAATTAATCACCGTTCAAAATGGTTTGCCGATCAAAAGGATCTACAAGTTGGTGACTTGGTATTCATCTCCGATGGCAAAAACAGGAAGAACTGGACGCGAGGAATAGTGGAAGAGGTGTTTGCGGGTCGAGACGGAAGAATTAGACAGGCGAACGTGAAGACAGCTGGAGGCGTTTATAGGAGAGCTACTGCAAACTTGGCGGTGTTGGAAATTGCTGATGGTAAATCCGGAAAGTCTGATGAAACTATACCGGAGTTACGGGCTGGGGATTGTTGA